In Topomyia yanbarensis strain Yona2022 chromosome 2, ASM3024719v1, whole genome shotgun sequence, one DNA window encodes the following:
- the LOC131686207 gene encoding uncharacterized protein LOC131686207 produces MKLQEALMEKPGGDVFRELPGYPDKAWLLKVSQAADESDYKFVKELVLHLWPEGIGNATGSGRRSNNPSGKRKATSMEEPAQLEVSNPPDKLDPEKVEYIKDRLFERRILLNDPRGTALKIARKVPKFIAIVVANNPTLRSGS; encoded by the exons ATGAAGCTACAGGAAGCATTGATGGAGAAACCGGGGGGAGATGTTTTCAGAGAGCTTCCAGGTTACCCGGACAAAGCATGGTTACTGAAAGTATCTCAGGCGGCCGATGAATCGGACTACAAGTTCGTTAAGGAGCTGGTGCTCCATCTATGGCCTGAAGGAATAGGAAATGCAACTGGTTCAGGTAGAAGATCCAACAACCCAAGCGGTAAAAGAAAGGCAACATCGATGGAAGAACCTGCTCAGCTCGAAGTATCGAATCCTCCGGATAAATTAGACCCGGAAAAAGTTGAATACATCAAGG ATCGACTTTTCGAACGCAGGATCTTATTGAATGATCCTCGAGGCACCGCATTAAAAATTGCGAGAAAGGTTCCAAAATTCATTGCAATCGTCGTCGCCAACAACCCAACTCTCCGATCAGGATCCTAA